The Streptomyces sp. HUAS CB01 genome has a segment encoding these proteins:
- a CDS encoding aldo/keto reductase: protein MSKVPSITLNNGVAMPQLGFGVWQVPDDEAAKAVGAALEAGYRSIDTAAVYENEKGTGKAVAAAGIPREELFVTTKLWNGDQGYDSTLRAFDASLSRLGLDYVDLYLIHWPVPSKNAYVDTYKAFETILAEGRARAIGVSNFLPEHLERLIGETSAVPAVNQIELHPQLQQTESRTFHAKHGIATEAWSPLGSGRGLLEVPTIVAVAQKHGKTPAQVVLRWHLQLGNVVIPKSVTPSRIRENIDVFGFELDDDDLAAFAALDENRRLGPDPATFAMGA, encoded by the coding sequence GTGAGCAAGGTCCCCTCCATCACCCTCAACAACGGCGTCGCCATGCCGCAGCTCGGCTTCGGCGTGTGGCAGGTGCCGGACGACGAGGCGGCGAAGGCCGTCGGCGCGGCCCTGGAGGCCGGTTACCGCAGCATCGACACGGCTGCCGTCTACGAGAACGAGAAGGGCACCGGCAAGGCCGTCGCGGCCGCCGGGATCCCCCGCGAGGAGCTGTTCGTCACCACCAAGCTCTGGAACGGCGACCAGGGCTACGACTCCACGCTCCGCGCCTTCGACGCCTCGCTCTCCCGACTCGGCCTCGACTACGTGGACCTGTACCTGATCCACTGGCCGGTGCCGTCCAAGAACGCGTACGTGGACACGTACAAGGCGTTCGAGACCATTCTCGCCGAGGGCCGCGCCCGGGCCATCGGCGTCTCCAACTTCCTTCCCGAGCACCTGGAGCGGCTGATCGGCGAGACCTCGGCCGTCCCTGCCGTGAATCAGATCGAGCTGCACCCGCAACTGCAGCAGACCGAGTCGCGGACCTTCCACGCCAAGCACGGCATCGCCACCGAGGCGTGGTCGCCGCTCGGCTCGGGCCGCGGCCTGCTGGAGGTTCCGACGATCGTCGCGGTCGCGCAGAAGCACGGGAAGACCCCGGCGCAGGTCGTGCTCCGCTGGCATCTGCAGCTCGGCAACGTCGTGATCCCCAAGTCCGTGACGCCGTCGCGGATCCGGGAGAACATCGACGTCTTCGGCTTCGAGCTGGACGACGACGACCTCGCGGCGTTCGCCGCCCTGGACGAGAACCGGCGCCTCGGCCCCGACCCGGCCACGTTCGCCATGGGCGCCTGA
- a CDS encoding LysR family transcriptional regulator → MFDSRYIRTFHEVVRTGSYSAAARSLGYTQPAVSQQMKALERDVGTPLFTRVGRGIRLTEAGEALTRHTGTILDSLSAAQQQIDAIARLRAGRVRVCAFPSACATLIPETMAAIAAEHPGIRIELTESEPPESLRLVARGDCDIALAFSYPGHTAEVPDELAEVPLLEDPLTVLLPTGHPLARRRAVRLADLAGERWIAGCLRCRANFLHACAEEGFAPDIACTTDDNLVMQSLVASGVGIAVVPQLVLSFLCHGKVTGRIVEPHTRRRVGAYALREQLRIPATALVLDRLVAVAERKIGC, encoded by the coding sequence GTGTTCGATTCCCGGTACATCAGGACTTTCCACGAGGTGGTCAGGACCGGCTCGTACTCGGCGGCCGCCCGTTCGCTCGGCTACACCCAGCCCGCGGTGAGCCAGCAGATGAAGGCGCTGGAGCGGGATGTCGGCACTCCCCTGTTCACCCGGGTCGGCCGCGGCATCAGGCTCACCGAGGCCGGAGAGGCGCTGACCCGGCACACCGGGACGATCCTCGACAGCCTGTCGGCTGCGCAGCAGCAGATCGACGCCATCGCCCGACTGCGCGCGGGGCGGGTGCGCGTATGCGCGTTCCCCAGCGCCTGTGCGACCCTCATCCCCGAGACGATGGCCGCCATCGCGGCCGAACACCCGGGCATCCGCATCGAGTTGACCGAGAGCGAACCTCCCGAGTCCCTGCGGCTGGTGGCCCGGGGCGACTGCGACATCGCCCTGGCCTTCAGCTATCCCGGCCACACCGCCGAGGTCCCGGACGAGCTGGCCGAGGTGCCGCTGCTGGAGGACCCGCTGACGGTGCTGCTGCCCACCGGGCACCCGCTGGCGAGACGGCGGGCGGTCCGGCTGGCCGATCTCGCCGGCGAACGGTGGATCGCGGGGTGCCTGCGCTGCCGCGCCAACTTCCTCCACGCCTGCGCCGAGGAGGGGTTCGCGCCCGACATCGCCTGCACCACGGACGACAACCTCGTGATGCAGAGCCTCGTGGCGTCGGGTGTGGGCATCGCCGTGGTGCCGCAGCTCGTGCTGTCCTTCCTGTGCCACGGCAAGGTGACGGGCCGGATCGTGGAACCGCACACCCGCCGCCGGGTCGGCGCGTACGCGCTCCGGGAGCAGTTGCGCATCCCCGCCACGGCGCTGGTGCTGGACCGTCTCGTGGCGGTGGCGGAGCGCAAGATCGGCTGCTGA